Genomic DNA from Callospermophilus lateralis isolate mCalLat2 chromosome 11, mCalLat2.hap1, whole genome shotgun sequence:
AGAGAAAAGGTTCCCAAAGCACAGTCTCATAATATGTATTACACTCTCTTTCCCTGGGGGAAGATGGAGCTAGCTGGGCCTTTATTTCTTAGATAGGAAAGAAGGCTAGACCTATGACATTGgttaatggctggctggcatcagGACAGGCCATATTTTATGCCAGTAAAATCATCACCTCCCCCAGCCGCCTTCTCAGCAGCACTTTAATTCCCAACTCCCCCAATATGCAGGGACACCCCCCACTCTCAAATGATGCCCAGGAAGTTAACATTTACATGGAATAAGTTACCTCTGTCCGGAATTTAGCCAGAGCACCATGAGCTGGAGTCTGGGGTGTGGAAACCATGATTTCCTCCAGATTCTTCCCACCATgctaagaggagagagagaagagaaggtgAGAGCAAGCTCAGCAGCTGTTATTTACAAGTACAGCGTCTTGTCTGGATTACATAATGAGTTCAGGAAACTATCAGGGACAATTAACACATATTACATCTCTCCTAACGCAGTCTCAAGAGCCTTACTAGCAGCTCAAAAAAGACACTTTGGGGATCGTTTTGGGAATGTGAGGAAGCTGGAGCTGGCTCAGGAGCAAAACCCAGGGCTGCCTGAAGGGGGCAGTGACCCAAATAGAGGGGCCAGTGAGGAGTTAAGGGACAGTTTTCCTCAGGTCCCTTCTCAGGAACCTAACCCTTTCCTCTAGGGAGATCCAGCCCAGAAGGAACATGGACAGCCTCCCTGGATTTCTCTTGAAGTGCTGTGGAAGAGAAAGTTACAAGCAGAAACTGTTTCAAAACACCCAAGGAAaggagctgggtacagtggcacaggcctgtaatcccagtggctcaggagactgaggtaggaggatcgagagttcaaagcagcctcagctacttagtgagactctaaagcaattcagtgagaccctatctactGCTTAAATCCAAACTTTCAGCAGAGGTGTCTTCCCTTCAGCCCCGACTTCCTCATATTGACCCCATGCAACAGCCACAGTTACCTGTTCTGTGGAACTCTGAGAGCACCTGCTTTGGGGCATCTGTGCTTTGCACTGGctcctccctcttccctcctcctgtcTTCCGGCACTGGACCATCCTAAGCACAGCCCCTCCCCCATACCTTTTTACCTCCTTCTCATCAACCCAAAGCCACCCAGCAAGCCCAAGGTAAGCTGTGTCTCCCCAGCAGCCAGGGAATGACTCTTACACTAGGCTCCTTGTGCCTAATCATTTGTTCACAACTGTTTCTTCTACACTGTAAGCTCCTTAGGACAGAAATtgttcctctttattttttttttaaatatttattttttagttgtacacaatacctttatttatttacttatttattttttatgtggtactggggattgaacccagggtctttcacgagctaggcaagtgctgtagcactgagccacaaccccagccccctctttaACCTTTGTATTTTCAGTTCAAAGCAAATTGCCCAATATCTACTCCTCAGCAAATATGAGCAAATGAACCTCCCTGCCCTAGTAGTAGGAAAACAAACATGAAAACCAGGAAGTTCCCAGAGCCTTATGCATACCTCTTCCTTGGGTGAATTTTCTAGCATTCTTCCTTCCCACTTCTTTTTTTTGCCTGGAACCTGGGCCTCACaactgctaggcaagcgctctgccactgagctacatcaacaGGCCCCTTCCCACTTTTTTTGACTTCTTCCACAATTTTGCAAATGCTGCCTATCTTCACTTCCTTCCTCCTTGCCCTTCAGGAGAAAGATGTTCTAGGGTTGGATAGGGGACAGTGCTGGACTATTGCTTTTCTCCCTTATCTCTGCTATCTTAGAGAACCAGGTCACTCACCTGGTGAGGTAGGAGTCCTGCTGGGCCAGGGAAGCGACGCATTTTGGCTCGGGTGGAGGGGTGAGTGGGCTTCTGGGGAGTCCGGTTGGCAGCAGTAACCAGCTGCACCAGGTGGTTGGTGACTATGGGGGTCTGCAGAGCTGCCTGGGGAACCTTTTGGGAGGAATGGGGACCTTTTGGGTTGCTGACAGGAGACTCAACAGAAGACACTGGGGCTCGGGATTGCAAGGGATCCCAAGGAGAGACCACAGATCTGGTCTTCGAGGGAGTAGACCTGGAGTTGGGAGTTTGAGGTCTAGGAAAATGAGGTTTGCCACTTAACCAGGCACTCGGAGACTGAAATGGCTGACCAGGCAAACGATTTTGAGGGCTGCTCTGAAGAGGTCTTCCAGCAACTTGGAGAGGCTGGGGTATGGGAACAGGGGGGGTTTGGGGACAGATTTCCCAGTGGGGTTGCTGAGTAGGAACTGCTAAAGCAGTTGGCATAGGAAGGTTGCCTGCAGCACCAGGTTTCATGCAGGGCCGTAGAGTCCTACAATGGGAAACAGGCTCTAGAGGCTCATCCAAGGCTGACATGACACCTGTTATGTGGTTGGCAGACATGGGCCCCTGCTGGCAAGATCCACTCAGATCAGCTACCCGGGCCTTTTTAGCCAAGATTGTGTCCTCCTGGTGCTGGGCAGGCGAGATTTGTGTGGCCTCACTGCTAACACCAAGTTCCAGCTCTATGCCAGCTGCCTCCAGCTCCATGCTTGCCAGGACTTTATCAAATTCATCTTGTTCAGGCCCCTCAAAACCACCCAATCCCTGCTGTTGGCTTTCAAAGGTGAGGAGGGGGCGGGAGGCTGAGGACTGGGGTCTTGCTGACTCTTGGAGCCCTTCTGGCAGCGTCATTCTTTTCTGATTGCCAGTCCAGCTGCTGGAAGCTGAGGCGGGGCTTATGGGGACAGTTTCTGTAGAAGGTGGATCCCTGATGGCTCTGGGCATTCTGGAGGTTGGGAGGCAGAGTCCCAGGGTTGGCAACCTCAAAGCCTCTGAAGAAGCAGTGGGATGTAATGGTAGTAACGTTGAGGACTGCCCCTGCACAGTCTCCTGTGGCTTGGAAGAAACAGGTCTTAGGCGCCCAGCATTCACAGGCAGTAAGCCAGCAAATTGGTTCTCTGCATCCTCCACAGCAGATAAGAAATCCTACAAAGAAGCAGAGACAGTAGATCTTTGCAtctggaaatttttatttttattaatgttttggaaaattttttaaaaaactctacTTTTACTGTGCAGGCATGtagtacatatgtgtgtgtgcttgcaagtgggaaaacaaggtgtaaaaGACAACAGGGATGTCTCTCATCAATTGCTTATAACCTTGCCCATGAGCCTACCACCAGGCTTCTATCAGAAACATTCTAAGGCTAAGTCTGCAAGTAGTTTCACTCTTTCTTCAATCTCTAGATTAGGGGCAGAAAAGCAGAAACAAATGTCCCAGAGACCTAAGGAGTCAAAGGACTCACCCAAGGACATGCACCTTTCTCAAGAAAACTAGCTTTCTGGTATCCAACCAATGCAATAAggagctacacacacacacacacacacacacacacacacacacacaccccacatcaGTCTTCAGTAAGCCAGAGAACCCCTGGATCCAGCAAAATAGGTGGAAGTTAAATATAGCTTTTCAGGCAAGTTAAATTAAGTATGGATTCCAGTTGGGAAGCAAGGTGAGATTGACACCTTCAAGAGCAACAGACCTGTTCTGAGGGTGTTTTTGAGTCAGAACTGCTGATTTAACTGACAGAAAGGTCCCCTCCACCTACACCCCTGCTGCCACACTGTATTGTCTGGGCtaaagaaagtgtttttttttttttttttttttttttaacctgcttTGTATATTATCAAGAGTCCCATACTCTAGCAGGAATACTTTAGGATTTAGCAATAATAATATTGATTAGAATTATAGAAGTAATAAAACCCCAATGACCTGGATATTGATGGATTCCTTTTTTCCCAAAGAGCTCACTCTCAAATATGTCATGTGTCTTAGGAAGAGGTAAAA
This window encodes:
- the Hrob gene encoding homologous recombination OB-fold protein is translated as MLPGGACWHPGAGRKEGGRGKRRAREELGQRRQEEGAPPGIPGSGDKGSGRVWCAHPLQLELRLRGRRRQQRRRQQQQRLLDGSSIFAAAPTAPLAAATNNNIRRRHSRHACSLRKLFTVEEEFEDEDFLSAVEDAENQFAGLLPVNAGRLRPVSSKPQETVQGQSSTLLPLHPTASSEALRLPTLGLCLPTSRMPRAIRDPPSTETVPISPASASSSWTGNQKRMTLPEGLQESARPQSSASRPLLTFESQQQGLGGFEGPEQDEFDKVLASMELEAAGIELELGVSSEATQISPAQHQEDTILAKKARVADLSGSCQQGPMSANHITGVMSALDEPLEPVSHCRTLRPCMKPGAAGNLPMPTALAVPTQQPHWEICPQTPPVPIPQPLQVAGRPLQSSPQNRLPGQPFQSPSAWLSGKPHFPRPQTPNSRSTPSKTRSVVSPWDPLQSRAPVSSVESPVSNPKGPHSSQKVPQAALQTPIVTNHLVQLVTAANRTPQKPTHPSTRAKMRRFPGPAGLLPHQHGGKNLEEIMVSTPQTPAHGALAKFRTEVVVSSQSSVEEDFERGPWLTMKSSLGLDERDPTCFLCTYSIIMVLRKAALKQLPRNKVPNMAVMIKSLTRSTMDASVVFKDPTGEMQGTVHRVLLETRQNELKPGSVLLLKQIGVFSPSLRNHYLNVTPNNLVHIYSPDSGDGNLKPSQPFSKDPGSFHDGLQHDVATKPREDLRTAHNPVAGVSPEEELPETDDLDGLLSELPEDFFCGTSSWDCPKAGHPP